Proteins encoded in a region of the Pseudopipra pipra isolate bDixPip1 chromosome 18, bDixPip1.hap1, whole genome shotgun sequence genome:
- the TBX3 gene encoding T-box transcription factor TBX3 isoform X1, protein MNLPMRDPVIPGTSMAYHPFLPHRAPDFAMSAVLGHQPPFFPALALPPNGAAALSLPGALAKPIMDQLVGAAETGIPFSSLGHQAAAHLRPLKTLEPEEEVEDDPKVHLEAKELWEQFHKRGTEMVITKSGRRMFPPFKVRCTGLDKKAKYILLMDIVAADDCRYKFHNSRWMVAGKADPEMPKRMYIHPDSPATGEQWMSKVVTFHKLKLTNNISDKHGFTILNSMHKYQPRFHIVRANDILKLPYSTFRTYVFPETEFIAVTAYQNDKITQLKIDNNPFAKGFRDTGNGRREKRKQLTLQSMRVYDERQKKENPTSDESSNEQTAFKCFAQSSCPAVPAVGTSSLKDLCPSEGDSDADSKDDPLLEGNESGKISTTTAGTPAPASSAATAGDDPREKGGSPSKSHFFPGDSAGSRSRERTEKAPPDSRHSPAAISSSTRGGSLSGEELKSPLRDGPKVDENRLLGKEPFAPLTVQTDSTAHLSQGHLQNLGFPPALAGQQFFNPLGNGHPLLLHPGQFAMGGAFSGMAAGMGPLLATVSGASAGVSGLDNTVMATAAAQGLSGASAAALPFHLQQHVLASQGLAMSPFGSLFPYPYTYMAAAAAASSAASSSVHRHPFLSAVRPRLRYSPYPLPVPLSDGSSLLTTALPGLAAGSGEGKAGGLSASPGSVPLDSASDLTSRSSTLSSGSVSLSPKLGADKEAATSELQNIQRLVSGLDPKQDRSRSGSP, encoded by the exons ATGAATTTACCGATGAGAGATCCAGTAATCCCTGGGACAAGCATGGCTTATCATCCTTTTTTACCGCACCGGGCACCGGACTTTGCCATGAGCGCTGTGCTGGGACATCAGCCTCCCTTCTTCCCGGCTCTGGCTTTGCCTCCCAATGGGGCAGCCGCCCTTTCCCTTCCCGGGGCTCTGGCTAAACCCATCATGGATCAGTTAGTGGGGGCTGCAGAGACTGGTAtccccttttcttccctgggTCACCAGGCAGCAGCCCATCTGAGGCCTTTAAAAACTCTGGAGCCAGAAGAAGAGGTGGAAGACGATCCGAAAGTGCATCTGGAAGCTAAAGAGCTTTGGGAGCAGTTCCATAAAAGAGGCACGGAGATGGTGATTACCAAATCGGGAAG GAGAATGTTTCCTCCATTTAAAGTGAGATGCACTGGACTGGATAAAAAGGCCAAGTACATTTTATTGATGGATATTGTGGCGGCTGATGATTGTAGGTACAAATTCCATAATTCCCGGTGGATGGTAGCCGGCAAAGCTGACCCTGAAATGCCAAAGAGAATGTACATCCACCCGGACAGCCCGGCCACCGGCGAACAATGGATGTCCAAAGTCGTCACCTTTCACAAGCTGAAGCTCACTAACAACATCTCTGACAAGCACGGATTT ACCATTTTAAACTCCATGCACAAGTACCAGCCCCGGTTCCACATCGTCCGAGCCAACGATATCCTCAAGCTTCCCTACAGCACGTTCAGGACCTACGTTTTCCCGGAGACTGAATTCATCGCAGTGACCGCATACCAGAATGATAAG ATCACCCAATTAAAAATTGACAACAACCCCTTTGCCAAAGGTTTTCGGGACACCGGGaatggaaggagggaaaaaag GAAGCAGCTGACCCTGCAGTCCATGCGGGTGTACGACGAGAGGCAGAAGAAGGAGAACCCCACCTCGGACGAGTCGTCCAACGAGCAGACGGCCTTCAAGTGCTTTGCCCAGTCCTCCTGTCCTGCCGTGCCTGCCGTTGGCACCTCCAGCCTCAAAG ATCTCTGCCCCAGCGAGGGAGACAGCGATGCAGACAGCAAAGACGATCCCTTGCTAGAAGGCAACGAGTCGGGCAAAATCAGCACGACCACCGCCGGCACCCCAGCGCCGGCCAGCTCCGCTGCCACCGCGGGGGACGACCCCCGGGAGAAGGGGGGCAGCCCCTCCAAAAGCCACTTCTTCCCCGGGGACTCGGCGGGGAGTAGGAGCCGGGAGAGGACTGAGAAAGCCCCTCCGGACTCCAGGCACAGCCCGGCTGCGATCTCTTCCAGCACCCGGGGGGGAAGCCTGAGCGGCGAGGAACTGAAAAGCCCCCTCAGGGATGGCCCCAAAGTAGATGAGAACAGGCTGCTGGGGAAAGAGCCCTTCGCCCCCCTGACGGTCCAGACCGACAGCACGGCCCACCTGAGCCAGGGACACTTGCAGAACCTCGgcttcccccctgccctggccgGCCAGCAGTTCTTCAACCCGCTGGGGAACGGGCACCCGCTGCTGCTGCACCCCGGGCAGTTCGCCATGGGGGGGGCTTTCTCCGGCATGGCCGCGGGGATGGGGCCCCTCCTCGCCACCGTCTCCGGGGCATCCGCCGGGGTCTCGGGACTGGACAACACGGTCATGGCCACGGCGGCGGCCCAGGGACTCTCGGGAGCATCGGCGGCTGCTTTGCCTTTCCATCTGCAGCAGCACGTCCTGGCTTCGCAG GGCCTGGCCATGTCTCCCTTCGGAAGCCTCTTCCCCTACCCCTACACCTacatggcggcggcggccgccgcctCCAGCGCCGCCTCCAGCTCGGTGCACCGGCACCCCTTCCTGAGCGCCGTGCGGCCGCGGCTCCGCTACAGCCCCTACCCGCTGCCCGTGCCCCTCTCCGACGGCAGCAGCCTCCTCACCACCGCCCTGCCCGGCCTGGCCGCCGGCTCCGGCGAGGGCAAGGCGGGGGGGCTGAGCGCCAGCCCCGGCTCCGTGCCCCTGGACTCCGCCTCGGACCTCACCAGCCGCTCCTCCACCCTCTCCTCCGGCTCCGTCTCCCTCTCCCCCAAACTGGGCGCAGACAAGGAGGCGGCCACCAGCGAACTGCAAAACATCCAGCGCCTCGTCAGTGGGCTCGACCCCAAGCAGGACAGATCCCGCAGCGGCTCCCCGTAA
- the TBX3 gene encoding T-box transcription factor TBX3 isoform X2 encodes MFPPFKVRCTGLDKKAKYILLMDIVAADDCRYKFHNSRWMVAGKADPEMPKRMYIHPDSPATGEQWMSKVVTFHKLKLTNNISDKHGFTILNSMHKYQPRFHIVRANDILKLPYSTFRTYVFPETEFIAVTAYQNDKITQLKIDNNPFAKGFRDTGNGRREKRKQLTLQSMRVYDERQKKENPTSDESSNEQTAFKCFAQSSCPAVPAVGTSSLKDLCPSEGDSDADSKDDPLLEGNESGKISTTTAGTPAPASSAATAGDDPREKGGSPSKSHFFPGDSAGSRSRERTEKAPPDSRHSPAAISSSTRGGSLSGEELKSPLRDGPKVDENRLLGKEPFAPLTVQTDSTAHLSQGHLQNLGFPPALAGQQFFNPLGNGHPLLLHPGQFAMGGAFSGMAAGMGPLLATVSGASAGVSGLDNTVMATAAAQGLSGASAAALPFHLQQHVLASQGLAMSPFGSLFPYPYTYMAAAAAASSAASSSVHRHPFLSAVRPRLRYSPYPLPVPLSDGSSLLTTALPGLAAGSGEGKAGGLSASPGSVPLDSASDLTSRSSTLSSGSVSLSPKLGADKEAATSELQNIQRLVSGLDPKQDRSRSGSP; translated from the exons ATGTTTCCTCCATTTAAAGTGAGATGCACTGGACTGGATAAAAAGGCCAAGTACATTTTATTGATGGATATTGTGGCGGCTGATGATTGTAGGTACAAATTCCATAATTCCCGGTGGATGGTAGCCGGCAAAGCTGACCCTGAAATGCCAAAGAGAATGTACATCCACCCGGACAGCCCGGCCACCGGCGAACAATGGATGTCCAAAGTCGTCACCTTTCACAAGCTGAAGCTCACTAACAACATCTCTGACAAGCACGGATTT ACCATTTTAAACTCCATGCACAAGTACCAGCCCCGGTTCCACATCGTCCGAGCCAACGATATCCTCAAGCTTCCCTACAGCACGTTCAGGACCTACGTTTTCCCGGAGACTGAATTCATCGCAGTGACCGCATACCAGAATGATAAG ATCACCCAATTAAAAATTGACAACAACCCCTTTGCCAAAGGTTTTCGGGACACCGGGaatggaaggagggaaaaaag GAAGCAGCTGACCCTGCAGTCCATGCGGGTGTACGACGAGAGGCAGAAGAAGGAGAACCCCACCTCGGACGAGTCGTCCAACGAGCAGACGGCCTTCAAGTGCTTTGCCCAGTCCTCCTGTCCTGCCGTGCCTGCCGTTGGCACCTCCAGCCTCAAAG ATCTCTGCCCCAGCGAGGGAGACAGCGATGCAGACAGCAAAGACGATCCCTTGCTAGAAGGCAACGAGTCGGGCAAAATCAGCACGACCACCGCCGGCACCCCAGCGCCGGCCAGCTCCGCTGCCACCGCGGGGGACGACCCCCGGGAGAAGGGGGGCAGCCCCTCCAAAAGCCACTTCTTCCCCGGGGACTCGGCGGGGAGTAGGAGCCGGGAGAGGACTGAGAAAGCCCCTCCGGACTCCAGGCACAGCCCGGCTGCGATCTCTTCCAGCACCCGGGGGGGAAGCCTGAGCGGCGAGGAACTGAAAAGCCCCCTCAGGGATGGCCCCAAAGTAGATGAGAACAGGCTGCTGGGGAAAGAGCCCTTCGCCCCCCTGACGGTCCAGACCGACAGCACGGCCCACCTGAGCCAGGGACACTTGCAGAACCTCGgcttcccccctgccctggccgGCCAGCAGTTCTTCAACCCGCTGGGGAACGGGCACCCGCTGCTGCTGCACCCCGGGCAGTTCGCCATGGGGGGGGCTTTCTCCGGCATGGCCGCGGGGATGGGGCCCCTCCTCGCCACCGTCTCCGGGGCATCCGCCGGGGTCTCGGGACTGGACAACACGGTCATGGCCACGGCGGCGGCCCAGGGACTCTCGGGAGCATCGGCGGCTGCTTTGCCTTTCCATCTGCAGCAGCACGTCCTGGCTTCGCAG GGCCTGGCCATGTCTCCCTTCGGAAGCCTCTTCCCCTACCCCTACACCTacatggcggcggcggccgccgcctCCAGCGCCGCCTCCAGCTCGGTGCACCGGCACCCCTTCCTGAGCGCCGTGCGGCCGCGGCTCCGCTACAGCCCCTACCCGCTGCCCGTGCCCCTCTCCGACGGCAGCAGCCTCCTCACCACCGCCCTGCCCGGCCTGGCCGCCGGCTCCGGCGAGGGCAAGGCGGGGGGGCTGAGCGCCAGCCCCGGCTCCGTGCCCCTGGACTCCGCCTCGGACCTCACCAGCCGCTCCTCCACCCTCTCCTCCGGCTCCGTCTCCCTCTCCCCCAAACTGGGCGCAGACAAGGAGGCGGCCACCAGCGAACTGCAAAACATCCAGCGCCTCGTCAGTGGGCTCGACCCCAAGCAGGACAGATCCCGCAGCGGCTCCCCGTAA